A single Antechinus flavipes isolate AdamAnt ecotype Samford, QLD, Australia chromosome 5, AdamAnt_v2, whole genome shotgun sequence DNA region contains:
- the PVALB gene encoding parvalbumin alpha, with protein MSITDLLSAEDIKKAVAAFAAAESFNHKKFFEMVGLKKKSKQDVEKVFHILDKDKSGFIEEDELKFILKGFTPDGRDLSDKETKTLLAAGDKDGDGKIGAEEFSTMVAES; from the exons ATGTCCATCACAGACTTGCTCAGCGCAGAGGACATTAAGAAGGCGGTGGCAGCCTTTGCAG CTGCTGAGTCCTTCAACCACAAGAAGTTCTTTGAGATGGTGGGGTTGAAGAAGAAGAGCAAACAGGATGTGGAGAAGGTGTTCCACATCCTGGATAAGGACAAGAGCGGCTTCATCGAGGAGGATGAGCTCAA ATTCATCCTGAAGGGCTTTACACCGGATGGCCGGGATCTGTCCGACAAGGAAACCAAGACACTCCTGGCTGCCGGGGATAAGGACGGTGATGGCAAAATTGGGGCTGAAG